A single region of the Limimonas halophila genome encodes:
- a CDS encoding MAPEG family protein, whose amino-acid sequence MTLGVSSWLTADRQRSLAGGTIGMGTALLALAVLFWLSGAPEIMGAVAWALLVPASLVFLFVLATMAARMHTRTFDPTAGREPRAVQVTGRVLTNTLEQSAIFVPATVVIALNTGPALRDLVPALAITFLAARLAFWIGYLIAPQARAPGMGATLAVNVVALVTAIVVA is encoded by the coding sequence ATGACCCTCGGCGTTTCGTCCTGGCTCACCGCCGACCGCCAGCGCTCGCTGGCCGGCGGCACCATCGGCATGGGCACCGCGCTGCTGGCGCTGGCCGTGCTGTTCTGGCTCTCCGGCGCGCCCGAAATCATGGGCGCCGTGGCCTGGGCGCTGCTGGTGCCCGCCTCGCTCGTCTTCCTCTTCGTGCTGGCGACGATGGCCGCGCGCATGCACACGCGCACCTTCGATCCCACGGCCGGGCGCGAGCCCCGCGCGGTGCAGGTGACGGGGCGCGTGCTCACGAACACCCTGGAGCAGAGCGCCATCTTCGTTCCCGCCACGGTCGTGATCGCGCTCAACACCGGGCCGGCGCTGCGCGACCTCGTGCCCGCGCTCGCCATCACCTTCCTCGCCGCACGGCTGGCCTTCTGGATCGGCTACCTCATCGCGCCCCAGGCCCGCGCGCCCGGCATGGGCGCCACCCTCGCCGTCAACGTCGTCGCCCTCGTCACCGCGATCGTCGTTGCGTGA
- a CDS encoding acetyl-CoA carboxylase carboxyltransferase subunit alpha has protein sequence MHFLDFEKPIADLEGKIEELRHLSDTGEMNIAEEVAKLQAKAERMLRQTYARLTPWQKTQVARHPDRPHVSDYIHRLVDDFTPLAGDRRYGDDPAVIGGIGRFRGYTSVWIGHEKGHDTTTRVRHNFGMANPEGYRKAQRLMRMAERFDVPVFTLVDTPGAYPGIGAEERGQAEAIASSIETTLDLRVPVVTTVVGEGGSGGAIALAAANAVFMLEHAIYSVISPEGCASILWRTGEHAKDAAEQLKLTAQDLAKLEVIDEAIDEPLGGAHRDQRKTIDAVGARMEREFHALRQHEGEALRRMRREKFLNMGQHGLQ, from the coding sequence ATGCATTTCCTCGACTTCGAAAAACCGATCGCCGATCTGGAAGGCAAGATCGAGGAACTGCGCCATCTCTCCGACACCGGCGAGATGAACATCGCCGAGGAGGTGGCGAAGCTCCAGGCCAAGGCCGAGCGCATGCTGCGCCAGACCTACGCGCGGCTGACGCCCTGGCAGAAGACGCAGGTGGCCCGCCACCCCGACCGCCCGCACGTGAGCGACTACATCCACCGCCTGGTGGACGACTTCACGCCGCTCGCCGGCGACCGGCGCTACGGCGACGACCCGGCGGTCATCGGCGGCATCGGGCGCTTTCGCGGCTACACCAGCGTGTGGATCGGCCACGAGAAGGGCCACGACACCACCACGCGCGTGCGCCACAACTTCGGCATGGCCAACCCCGAGGGCTACCGCAAGGCGCAGCGCCTGATGCGCATGGCCGAGCGCTTCGACGTGCCCGTCTTCACCCTGGTCGACACGCCGGGCGCCTATCCCGGCATCGGCGCCGAGGAGCGCGGCCAGGCCGAGGCCATCGCCAGCTCCATCGAAACCACGCTCGACCTGCGCGTGCCGGTCGTCACCACGGTCGTGGGCGAGGGCGGCTCCGGCGGCGCCATCGCGCTGGCCGCCGCCAACGCCGTCTTCATGCTGGAGCACGCGATCTATTCCGTGATCTCGCCCGAGGGGTGCGCCTCCATCCTCTGGCGCACCGGCGAACACGCCAAGGACGCCGCCGAACAGCTCAAGCTGACGGCCCAGGACCTCGCCAAGCTGGAGGTCATCGACGAGGCGATCGACGAGCCGCTGGGCGGCGCGCACCGCGACCAGCGCAAGACGATCGACGCCGTCGGTGCCCGCATGGAGCGCGAGTTCCACGCGCTGCGCCAGCACGAGGGCGAGGCGCTGCGGCGCATGCGCCGCGAGAAGTTCCTCAACATGGGCCAACACGGGCTGCAGTAA
- a CDS encoding zinc-finger domain-containing protein: MAEPTEVVYVDREVIACDGGTDPSLGHPRVFLNMNTEDGLVDCPYCSRRFVLKDGAKVGHGH; this comes from the coding sequence ATGGCGGAGCCAACCGAGGTCGTCTACGTCGATCGGGAAGTCATCGCGTGCGACGGCGGCACCGACCCGTCGCTGGGCCATCCGCGCGTCTTCCTGAACATGAACACGGAGGACGGCTTGGTGGACTGCCCCTATTGCAGCCGCCGCTTCGTGCTGAAGGACGGCGCGAAGGTGGGGCACGGCCACTGA
- a CDS encoding ABC transporter ATP-binding protein, with the protein MPRDDISPSQSAPFAAHDLPQHAVRVKGLEKTYGGRGRTPAKHALKAVDLAIPRGSLFGLLGPNGAGKSTMINIFAGLVHKTGGTVELWDTDIDRSPRQARASIGVVPQELNIDPFFTPRALLEMQAGLYGVPPRERRTDELLATMSLTDKADAYARSLSGGMRRRLMVAKAMVHDPPILVLDEPTAGVDVELRRQLWEHVQALNARGTTILLTTHYLHEAEALCDEIAIINHGDIVACDTTPNMLRRLDSKTIILNVQEALTAVPATLTPYDAELLDAHRIAIQYHRSTSPVAGILEAVGAAGLSIADVSTREAALEDIFLQITAEPDAATAAA; encoded by the coding sequence ATGCCACGCGACGACATCAGCCCCAGCCAAAGCGCGCCGTTCGCGGCGCATGACCTGCCCCAACACGCCGTCCGGGTCAAGGGCCTGGAGAAGACGTACGGCGGCCGCGGCCGCACGCCGGCCAAGCATGCGCTGAAGGCCGTGGACCTGGCTATCCCGCGCGGCTCGCTGTTCGGGCTGCTCGGCCCCAACGGCGCCGGCAAGTCCACGATGATCAACATCTTCGCCGGGCTGGTGCACAAGACCGGCGGCACGGTCGAGCTGTGGGACACCGACATCGACCGCTCGCCGCGCCAGGCGCGCGCGTCCATCGGCGTGGTGCCGCAGGAGCTGAACATCGACCCCTTCTTCACCCCGCGTGCGCTGTTGGAGATGCAGGCGGGGCTGTACGGGGTGCCCCCGCGCGAGCGCCGCACGGACGAGCTGCTCGCGACGATGAGCCTTACCGACAAGGCGGACGCCTACGCCCGCTCGCTGTCGGGCGGCATGCGGCGGCGGCTGATGGTTGCCAAGGCCATGGTGCACGACCCGCCGATCCTGGTGCTGGACGAGCCCACGGCGGGCGTGGACGTAGAGCTGCGCCGCCAGCTCTGGGAGCACGTCCAAGCGCTCAACGCGCGCGGCACCACGATCCTGCTGACGACGCACTACCTCCACGAGGCGGAGGCGCTGTGCGACGAGATCGCCATCATCAACCACGGCGACATCGTGGCCTGCGACACCACGCCCAACATGCTGCGGCGGCTGGACAGCAAGACCATCATCCTGAACGTGCAGGAAGCACTGACGGCGGTGCCGGCCACGCTGACACCCTACGATGCGGAGCTGCTGGACGCGCACCGCATCGCCATCCAGTACCACCGCAGCACCAGCCCGGTCGCCGGCATCCTGGAAGCCGTGGGCGCCGCCGGGCTCAGCATCGCCGACGTCTCCACGCGCGAGGCCGCGTTGGAAGACATCTTTCTACAGATTACTGCCGAGCCCGACGCCGCCACCGCGGCGGCGTGA
- a CDS encoding alpha/beta fold hydrolase → MSVRVAAALALALALLTGAACAPRVAVPDNAVRGEPVITENTLRMPDGARLPLYRWLPRDGEPRAVILGVHGFGDTGMAFDIPASWFAANGFAVYAYDQRGFGANPNAGIWPGTDTLVGDLDTAVRLIDDRHPETPVYVLGASMGGAVVLTAAAQNELPAVDGAILAAPAVWARSTMPFYQRWALWLGARLVPWLKVSGTDLGIRASDNDAALYALGRDPHVIVETRVDALHGLTNLMDAALAAGDDAPTPLLSVYGVNDAIVPAQPMLKLWHKLPEHGATPALYRDGWHMLLRDVHAHRVWHDIEAWIAAGGANPLPSDADDAARRAIEAGRIPAAEE, encoded by the coding sequence ATGTCCGTGCGGGTCGCGGCCGCCCTCGCGCTCGCCCTTGCCTTGCTGACCGGCGCGGCCTGTGCGCCGCGCGTGGCGGTCCCCGACAACGCTGTGCGCGGCGAACCCGTGATCACCGAAAACACGCTGCGCATGCCGGACGGGGCGCGGCTGCCGCTGTACCGCTGGCTGCCGCGTGACGGCGAACCGCGGGCCGTGATCCTGGGCGTGCACGGCTTCGGCGACACCGGCATGGCCTTCGACATCCCGGCGTCCTGGTTCGCCGCCAACGGCTTCGCCGTGTACGCGTACGATCAGCGCGGCTTCGGCGCCAACCCGAACGCCGGCATCTGGCCGGGGACGGACACGCTCGTCGGCGACCTCGACACGGCCGTGCGGCTGATCGACGACCGCCATCCCGAGACGCCGGTGTACGTGCTGGGCGCGTCCATGGGCGGCGCCGTGGTGCTGACGGCGGCAGCGCAGAACGAGCTGCCCGCGGTCGACGGCGCGATCCTGGCGGCCCCGGCCGTGTGGGCGCGCAGCACGATGCCCTTCTACCAACGCTGGGCGCTGTGGCTGGGCGCGCGCTTGGTGCCCTGGCTGAAGGTCTCGGGAACGGATCTGGGCATCCGCGCCAGCGACAACGACGCGGCGCTGTACGCGCTCGGCCGCGACCCGCACGTGATCGTGGAAACGCGCGTGGACGCGCTGCACGGCCTGACCAACCTGATGGACGCAGCGCTTGCCGCCGGGGACGACGCGCCCACGCCGCTGTTGAGCGTCTACGGCGTCAACGACGCCATCGTGCCGGCGCAGCCCATGCTGAAGCTCTGGCACAAGCTGCCCGAGCATGGCGCCACGCCGGCGCTCTACCGGGACGGCTGGCACATGCTCCTGCGCGACGTGCACGCCCACCGCGTCTGGCACGACATCGAGGCCTGGATCGCCGCCGGCGGCGCCAACCCCCTGCCGTCCGACGCCGACGACGCGGCCCGGCGGGCCATCGAGGCCGGCCGTATCCCGGCCGCCGAAGAATGA
- the spt gene encoding serine palmitoyltransferase has translation MTDLFDKFRPLERQYADLVAAAGTDPLSVRVERIFSPTEAQVGGRRCVLLGSNNYLGLTFDSDALEAASRAVQEAGTGTTGSRVANGSYASHQDLERQLAAFYGYSHAILFTTGYQANVGFLSAVAGRDDTILIDADSHASIYDGCKLGDATVMRFKHNDPRDLDRRLRRLGEGSNKLVVVEGIYSMRGDRAPLAELVEVAKAHNAYIVVDEAHSLGVFGPNGEGLTHELGLEKEVDFIIGTFSKSVGTIGGFCVSNHPELEAIRVSARSYLFTASLPPAVVAAASTTLGRIERDPAQREKLWANTDIVYDGLVRLGFDVGPDKTPVIGVMMPEMQTGLRVWQTLLENGVYVNLALPPATPRDTCLLRCSVCAEHTREQLETVLAGFEHAAHHLTPHADAAE, from the coding sequence ATGACCGACCTTTTCGACAAGTTCCGCCCGCTGGAGCGCCAGTACGCCGACCTCGTGGCCGCCGCGGGCACGGATCCGCTTTCGGTGCGTGTGGAGCGCATCTTTTCGCCCACCGAGGCCCAGGTGGGTGGCCGGCGCTGCGTCCTTCTGGGCTCGAACAACTATCTGGGCCTGACCTTCGATTCCGACGCGCTCGAGGCCGCGAGCCGCGCGGTCCAGGAGGCGGGCACGGGCACCACGGGCTCGCGCGTGGCCAACGGCAGCTACGCCAGCCACCAGGACCTGGAGCGTCAGCTGGCCGCCTTCTATGGCTACAGCCACGCCATCCTCTTCACCACGGGCTATCAGGCGAACGTGGGCTTCCTCTCGGCGGTGGCCGGGCGCGACGACACCATCCTGATCGACGCCGACAGCCACGCCAGCATCTACGACGGCTGCAAGCTCGGCGACGCCACGGTCATGCGCTTCAAGCACAACGACCCGCGCGACCTGGACCGGCGCCTGCGCCGGCTGGGCGAGGGCAGCAACAAGCTGGTCGTCGTCGAGGGTATCTATTCCATGCGCGGCGACCGCGCGCCGCTTGCCGAACTGGTCGAGGTCGCGAAGGCGCACAACGCCTACATCGTCGTCGACGAGGCGCATTCGCTGGGCGTCTTCGGCCCCAACGGGGAGGGGCTGACGCACGAGCTGGGCCTGGAGAAGGAGGTCGACTTCATCATCGGCACCTTCTCCAAGAGCGTCGGCACCATCGGCGGCTTCTGCGTCTCCAACCATCCGGAGCTGGAAGCCATCCGCGTCTCCGCGCGGTCCTACCTCTTCACCGCCTCGCTGCCGCCGGCGGTGGTGGCCGCCGCCAGCACGACCCTGGGGCGCATTGAACGGGATCCCGCCCAGCGGGAGAAGTTGTGGGCGAACACCGACATCGTCTACGACGGCCTGGTGCGCCTGGGCTTCGACGTCGGGCCGGACAAGACGCCGGTGATCGGCGTGATGATGCCCGAGATGCAGACCGGCTTGCGCGTGTGGCAGACGCTGCTGGAAAACGGCGTCTACGTGAACCTGGCGCTGCCGCCGGCGACGCCGCGCGACACCTGCCTGCTGCGCTGCTCGGTGTGCGCCGAGCACACGCGCGAGCAGCTCGAAACCGTCCTCGCCGGCTTCGAGCACGCGGCCCACCACCTGACGCCTCACGCCGACGCGGCGGAGTAA
- a CDS encoding acyl carrier protein, protein MSQTANAGAGPAYHEVVEVVCAELAKVNTTEAQIGEETDMTTELNIDSVAVMDLMFELEETYDISIPLNALGDVRTVGELARLVQRIAAGE, encoded by the coding sequence ATGTCACAGACGGCCAATGCCGGAGCGGGGCCGGCATACCACGAGGTCGTCGAGGTCGTGTGCGCGGAACTCGCCAAAGTGAACACCACCGAGGCGCAGATCGGCGAAGAGACCGATATGACGACCGAGCTGAACATCGATTCCGTGGCCGTCATGGATTTGATGTTCGAGCTGGAAGAGACGTACGATATCTCGATCCCGTTGAACGCGCTCGGCGATGTGCGCACCGTGGGCGAACTCGCCCGCCTCGTTCAACGCATCGCTGCCGGGGAGTGA
- a CDS encoding NAD-dependent epimerase/dehydratase family protein has product MRVAVTGASGFVGARLLERLHEAGHALTVLRHRSAVPVPADADVVDGGLHDDDALACFVAGADAVIHCGGVVAAADDATFHRVNAEGTRRLGEAAAHAGVQRFLFVSSLAARQPELSAYAASKRAGEDALAAIDGLAWDALRPPAVYGPGDQQVLVFARLVKHGIGLLPAGDRARVSLIHVDDLVGAMEAWLTGPEPVGAVYELGDGRRGGYAWRTIIDAAARELTVHPWYIRPPAAALKALTYVVHGGARLLGRVAFLSPDKLRELRHDDWVCHDDRFRGRTGWRPRVPLGEGLRETLAWYRAKGWL; this is encoded by the coding sequence ATGCGGGTCGCTGTGACGGGTGCGTCCGGCTTCGTCGGCGCACGCCTGCTGGAGCGGCTGCACGAAGCCGGCCACGCGCTGACCGTGCTGCGCCACCGCTCGGCCGTGCCGGTGCCGGCGGACGCCGACGTCGTCGACGGCGGCCTCCACGACGACGATGCGCTCGCGTGCTTCGTGGCCGGTGCCGACGCCGTGATCCACTGCGGCGGGGTTGTCGCCGCCGCCGACGATGCCACCTTCCACCGCGTCAACGCCGAGGGGACGCGCCGGCTGGGCGAAGCCGCCGCGCACGCGGGCGTGCAGCGGTTTCTCTTCGTCTCCAGCCTGGCGGCGCGCCAGCCGGAGCTGTCCGCCTACGCGGCGAGCAAGCGGGCGGGCGAGGACGCGCTGGCCGCCATCGACGGCCTGGCGTGGGACGCGCTGCGCCCGCCGGCCGTCTACGGGCCCGGCGACCAGCAGGTGCTGGTGTTTGCGCGCTTGGTGAAGCACGGCATCGGCCTGCTGCCGGCGGGCGATCGCGCGCGCGTCTCGCTGATCCACGTCGACGACCTGGTCGGGGCGATGGAAGCGTGGCTGACCGGGCCCGAGCCCGTGGGCGCGGTCTACGAGCTGGGCGACGGCCGGCGCGGCGGCTATGCGTGGCGCACCATCATCGATGCGGCGGCGCGGGAGCTCACGGTCCATCCGTGGTACATTCGCCCGCCCGCGGCGGCGCTGAAGGCGCTGACCTACGTGGTTCACGGCGGCGCGCGGCTGCTCGGCCGGGTGGCTTTCCTCTCGCCGGATAAGCTGCGCGAGCTGCGCCACGATGACTGGGTCTGCCATGACGACCGTTTCCGCGGCCGCACGGGCTGGCGGCCGCGTGTGCCCCTGGGCGAGGGGCTGCGCGAAACGCTGGCGTGGTACCGGGCCAAGGGGTGGCTCTAA
- a CDS encoding AMP-binding protein, producing MRAQREAQVDAPGDSARRGRGPTPNTDPDVPFRRADFDSLTAALDYAATGRSGLNFYSSRGQLEETLTYARLREDAIALGRRLMALGLERGDRVGVVADMHPDFVRGFFACQYAGLVAVPLPVPTALGGREGYEAQLQRVLQNCRAKVALTREGLLEPVHNAAAPLGLARVMTVSDLGEQAPADGPLSPLAGDEISHVQYSSGSTRYPLGIRIGQRALMSNAASVARDGLQMSEVERAASWLPFYHDMGLIGFLLIPLTCQISVDYMHTDGFARRPLQWLQLISDNRCTLAFSPTFGYELCVRRAAKKADLDLDLSCWRVAGIGGEMVRPEPLDEFARTFARHGFRPEAFVPSYGLAEATLAVSFAPLNTGVSVDLVDKEALVAKNVAWPVRTNGKAHEGEAQGTVDAHATKINGNGHAAKAGVNGQGANGHGANGHAGATAQSAQGHTDDHGGRLFAMCGVPMQGFEVAIRDDEGADLAERHIGRVLIKGPSLMDGYDHNPEATSRAMEDGWLDTGDMGYMVDGKLVITGRRKDLIIVNGRNIWPQDLEWHAEAALDELRSRDSAAFAVTDDGGREVAVLLVQCRTQEQAAVERMRTRVHAEVFRNTGIDCRVVMVPPRSLPFTTSGKLSRAKARQGYLEGRIADVMADMAAPHVAASAADRPRTATE from the coding sequence CCCGGCGATTCGGCGCGGCGCGGCCGCGGCCCGACGCCCAACACCGATCCGGACGTGCCGTTCCGGCGTGCGGACTTCGACAGCCTGACCGCCGCGCTGGACTACGCGGCGACGGGGCGGTCGGGGCTGAACTTCTACAGTTCGCGCGGCCAGCTCGAGGAGACCCTGACCTACGCCCGGCTGCGCGAGGATGCGATCGCGCTCGGGCGTCGGCTGATGGCCCTGGGCCTGGAACGCGGGGATCGCGTGGGCGTGGTGGCCGACATGCACCCCGACTTCGTCCGGGGCTTCTTCGCCTGCCAGTACGCCGGGCTCGTCGCGGTCCCGCTGCCCGTGCCCACGGCGCTGGGCGGGCGCGAGGGCTACGAGGCGCAGCTTCAGCGCGTCCTCCAGAACTGCCGCGCCAAGGTGGCGCTGACGCGCGAGGGCCTGCTGGAGCCCGTCCACAACGCCGCCGCGCCGCTCGGGCTGGCGCGGGTGATGACGGTGTCCGACCTGGGCGAGCAGGCGCCCGCGGACGGCCCGCTGAGCCCGTTGGCCGGGGACGAGATCAGCCACGTTCAGTATTCCTCGGGCAGCACGCGCTACCCGCTCGGCATCCGCATCGGCCAGCGCGCGTTGATGAGCAACGCGGCCTCGGTCGCGCGCGACGGCCTGCAGATGAGCGAGGTGGAGCGCGCCGCCTCCTGGCTCCCGTTCTACCACGACATGGGGCTGATCGGCTTCCTGCTGATCCCGCTGACCTGCCAGATTTCCGTGGACTACATGCACACGGACGGCTTCGCCCGCCGGCCGTTGCAGTGGCTGCAGCTGATTTCGGACAACCGCTGCACGCTCGCCTTCAGCCCCACCTTCGGCTACGAGTTGTGCGTGCGCCGCGCCGCCAAGAAGGCGGACCTGGACCTGGACCTGTCGTGCTGGCGCGTCGCGGGCATCGGCGGCGAGATGGTGCGCCCCGAGCCACTGGACGAGTTCGCCCGCACCTTCGCCCGCCACGGCTTCCGCCCGGAGGCCTTCGTGCCGAGCTACGGCCTGGCCGAGGCCACGCTGGCGGTCAGCTTCGCGCCGCTGAACACGGGCGTCAGCGTCGACCTCGTGGACAAGGAGGCGCTGGTCGCCAAGAACGTTGCCTGGCCCGTGCGCACCAACGGCAAGGCGCACGAGGGCGAGGCGCAGGGCACCGTCGACGCGCATGCGACCAAGATCAACGGCAACGGCCATGCCGCCAAGGCTGGCGTGAACGGCCAGGGCGCGAACGGTCACGGGGCGAACGGCCACGCCGGCGCGACGGCGCAGAGCGCACAGGGCCACACCGACGACCACGGCGGCCGGCTGTTCGCGATGTGCGGCGTGCCCATGCAGGGCTTCGAGGTCGCCATCCGTGACGACGAGGGCGCGGACCTGGCGGAGCGGCACATCGGCCGCGTCCTCATCAAGGGCCCGAGCCTCATGGACGGCTACGACCACAACCCCGAGGCCACGTCCCGGGCGATGGAGGACGGCTGGCTCGACACCGGCGACATGGGCTACATGGTCGACGGCAAGCTGGTGATCACCGGCCGCCGCAAGGACCTCATCATCGTCAACGGCCGCAACATCTGGCCGCAGGACCTGGAGTGGCACGCCGAGGCCGCGCTGGATGAGCTGCGCAGCCGCGATTCCGCCGCCTTCGCCGTCACCGACGACGGCGGCCGCGAGGTCGCCGTGCTGCTGGTCCAGTGCCGCACCCAGGAGCAGGCGGCCGTGGAGCGCATGCGCACGCGCGTGCACGCCGAGGTGTTCCGCAACACCGGCATCGATTGCCGCGTGGTGATGGTGCCGCCGCGCAGCCTGCCGTTCACGACCTCCGGCAAGCTGTCGCGCGCGAAGGCCCGGCAGGGCTATCTGGAGGGGCGGATCGCTGACGTGATGGCGGACATGGCGGCGCCGCACGTGGCCGCGTCGGCGGCGGACCGGCCGCGCACGGCCACGGAGTAA